Proteins co-encoded in one Flavivirga eckloniae genomic window:
- a CDS encoding Gfo/Idh/MocA family protein yields MLKLGILGLGEGRSAISAALNSSAIELVTVCDLNEDLCKKRTAEFGLSNYTTNYSDMLNNPDIDIIAIYTPDKLHAQHIKMALQHNKHVVCTKPLIDNLEDGQELIDLVNKTGKKVFVGQSSRFFEPMIKQRKDYLNGEIGDIITVEAHYNADHRWFLEKPWALEKAFKWLYGGLSHPIDFLRWYMPDLSEVMGYGMISQNGIKAGLKNEDTMHFIFKTHSGKVARLSGCYTGPVQPQTRESEMSCIIRGTEGCSHADYMDLRYAITNKDGEEKIYTFDYKNKHYFRFEGKSHHAGEYQNYLEYFANCIKHNETPYPDIIEGIGTVSVLQAMEQTMATGLPVKIPNLLPKN; encoded by the coding sequence ATGTTAAAATTAGGAATATTAGGCCTAGGAGAAGGAAGAAGTGCCATTTCAGCAGCACTGAATAGTTCTGCCATTGAATTGGTAACCGTATGCGATTTAAATGAAGACTTGTGCAAAAAACGTACTGCCGAATTTGGATTAAGCAATTACACCACCAATTATTCTGACATGCTGAATAATCCGGACATTGACATTATAGCCATATATACTCCGGATAAACTTCATGCCCAACACATAAAAATGGCGCTACAGCATAATAAACATGTTGTATGCACCAAACCATTAATAGATAATTTGGAAGATGGTCAGGAATTGATCGATCTGGTTAATAAAACCGGAAAAAAGGTATTTGTCGGGCAAAGCTCCAGGTTTTTTGAACCCATGATTAAACAACGTAAAGATTACTTAAATGGTGAAATTGGAGACATTATAACAGTTGAGGCGCACTATAATGCAGACCATCGATGGTTTTTGGAAAAACCTTGGGCTCTGGAAAAAGCATTCAAATGGTTATACGGCGGATTAAGTCATCCTATAGATTTTTTGAGATGGTATATGCCAGATCTCTCAGAAGTTATGGGCTATGGTATGATTAGCCAGAATGGCATTAAAGCCGGGCTTAAAAACGAAGATACCATGCACTTTATTTTTAAAACACACAGTGGTAAAGTAGCCCGTCTTAGCGGATGTTATACAGGACCTGTACAGCCTCAAACGCGAGAAAGTGAAATGAGCTGTATTATTCGAGGCACAGAAGGCTGTAGCCATGCCGATTACATGGATTTACGCTATGCCATTACAAATAAAGACGGTGAAGAAAAAATCTACACCTTCGATTATAAAAACAAACATTATTTCAGGTTTGAGGGGAAAAGCCATCATGCAGGAGAATACCAGAATTATCTTGAATATTTTGCGAATTGTATTAAACACAATGAAACGCCTTATCCAGATATTATTGAAGGCATTGGAACAGTTTCGGTCCTACAAGCCATGGAGCAAACTATGGCTACAGGTTTACCTGTTAAGATTCCAAATTTATTACCCAAAAACTAA
- a CDS encoding beta-glucosidase — MNKTRITNLLILTIFLIGIPFRSIAQYQHKFMDPNLDIEKRLDDLLETLTLDEKITMLSETAPAVERLGIDAYNHGNEALHGIMRPGKFTVFPRPMGLAATFNPDAIQLMADYISDEARGRYNELGRKCVGGRFNGHFNGLLTFWSPNVNMARDPRWGRTGETYGEDPLLTSRMGASFTRGLQGDGKYLKAIATPKHYAANNEEHNRFSCNAEIPERSLREYYLKGFEGCIVDGKAFSIMAAYNSINGVPCSVNPYLLNDILRDEWGFKGYVVGDLNSPHYVYTRHKYTKSQAETAALCIKSGLELDSGFKPFKHLKKAIKKGLCTEEEVTEAARRVLRGRFKLGMFDPIDMVPYNSIKPDIVGSEKHQKLALELAQQSMVLLKNDNFLPLKDDIKKIAVLGPCINMYKHPHYSAYEGSANPPVTPIDGIKSICNEKGIELVEIPWELLSGSSQLVKVESSFLKPEIEIGNKSVGLTGYYYDNKNLEGKPLGKRVDGDIDFDRVKKAPDSYFINEPLSVRWTGKLMPPVSGNYKLSFTYDDGAKVWLNGKEVLNDWVVGASRTKAFDFKMVKDTPVDIRIEYFDTGGGAVAQLKWLIPESTDKNLHLNAIADCDAVIMVMGLDDNHTGEGFDKTYLDLPADQDEMIRKVHALNKEIALVLMNSTALTINWENKNIPAILEAWYPGEKTGTALADILWGKISPSGKLPMTFCNSVDDLPPFDDYDVTNGRTYMYAKAEPLFEFGYGLSYTTFAYSNLKLNKKSYAKNKTIKLSFDVKNTGDFNADEIAQVYIKPVNVKPSIKLPIKQLKGFKRTSITSGASKTIVIEIPVNDINYYNEKEKKFDIIKGEFEIQVGASSKDIRLKEKLVIK; from the coding sequence ATGAACAAAACAAGAATAACTAATTTACTGATACTAACAATATTTCTTATAGGAATTCCTTTTAGAAGTATAGCTCAATATCAACATAAATTTATGGATCCAAACCTTGATATCGAAAAAAGGTTAGATGATCTTCTTGAAACGCTTACTCTGGATGAAAAAATAACCATGTTATCTGAAACTGCTCCTGCTGTTGAACGGCTGGGCATAGATGCTTACAATCATGGTAATGAGGCTTTACACGGTATTATGCGCCCTGGAAAATTTACAGTTTTTCCACGCCCAATGGGTTTAGCTGCAACTTTTAATCCTGATGCCATACAGCTTATGGCAGATTATATAAGTGATGAAGCTCGCGGAAGGTATAATGAGCTGGGAAGAAAATGTGTTGGCGGACGATTTAATGGACACTTTAATGGACTGCTTACTTTTTGGTCTCCAAATGTAAACATGGCAAGAGATCCTCGTTGGGGACGTACCGGTGAAACATATGGAGAAGACCCATTGTTAACTTCAAGAATGGGAGCTTCCTTTACACGAGGCTTGCAAGGCGACGGCAAATATTTAAAAGCAATAGCTACACCAAAGCATTATGCAGCGAATAACGAAGAGCATAATCGTTTCTCATGCAATGCTGAGATACCAGAACGTTCATTACGCGAATACTACCTCAAAGGATTTGAAGGCTGTATTGTTGATGGCAAAGCATTTTCAATCATGGCTGCCTATAATTCAATTAACGGTGTACCCTGCTCCGTAAACCCGTATTTATTAAATGATATTCTACGTGACGAATGGGGTTTTAAAGGCTATGTTGTTGGTGATTTAAATTCCCCTCATTATGTTTATACGCGCCATAAATACACAAAATCTCAAGCAGAAACTGCTGCATTGTGTATTAAAAGTGGTCTTGAGCTCGACAGTGGATTTAAACCATTCAAACACCTAAAAAAAGCCATTAAGAAAGGGTTATGTACAGAAGAAGAAGTAACCGAGGCTGCAAGAAGAGTTCTTAGAGGGCGTTTTAAATTAGGTATGTTCGACCCGATCGACATGGTACCTTACAACAGTATAAAACCAGATATAGTAGGCTCTGAGAAACATCAGAAACTTGCTCTTGAATTGGCACAACAATCCATGGTGTTACTCAAAAATGACAACTTTTTACCATTAAAGGATGATATAAAGAAAATAGCTGTGCTAGGACCGTGTATTAATATGTACAAGCACCCCCATTATAGTGCCTATGAAGGTTCTGCAAACCCTCCGGTGACTCCTATCGATGGTATCAAAAGTATTTGTAACGAAAAGGGTATAGAGCTTGTAGAAATCCCATGGGAATTACTCTCTGGTAGTAGCCAGTTAGTAAAAGTTGAATCATCATTTCTGAAACCAGAAATAGAAATCGGAAATAAATCGGTTGGTCTTACTGGCTATTACTATGATAATAAAAATCTTGAAGGTAAACCTCTAGGCAAAAGAGTGGATGGTGATATAGATTTTGACCGTGTAAAAAAAGCACCTGATAGTTACTTTATTAATGAACCTTTAAGTGTACGATGGACTGGTAAACTTATGCCTCCCGTTAGCGGAAATTATAAATTATCATTTACTTACGACGATGGTGCAAAAGTATGGCTAAATGGCAAAGAAGTATTAAATGATTGGGTTGTTGGAGCATCAAGAACCAAAGCATTTGATTTCAAGATGGTTAAAGACACCCCTGTGGATATTCGCATTGAGTACTTTGATACTGGTGGAGGTGCTGTTGCGCAGCTTAAGTGGTTAATTCCAGAATCGACAGACAAGAACCTACACCTAAACGCCATAGCGGATTGTGATGCGGTTATAATGGTCATGGGACTCGACGATAACCATACAGGAGAAGGCTTTGATAAGACCTACCTTGATTTACCAGCAGACCAAGATGAAATGATTCGTAAAGTACATGCTTTGAATAAAGAAATAGCCTTAGTGTTAATGAATAGTACTGCACTTACAATAAACTGGGAGAACAAGAATATACCAGCTATTTTGGAGGCTTGGTATCCTGGTGAAAAAACAGGAACTGCTCTTGCTGATATACTTTGGGGTAAAATAAGCCCTAGCGGTAAACTACCAATGACTTTTTGCAACAGTGTTGATGATTTGCCTCCATTCGACGATTATGATGTTACCAACGGTCGCACATACATGTATGCCAAAGCAGAACCTTTGTTTGAATTTGGTTATGGTCTTAGCTACACGACCTTTGCTTATTCGAACCTAAAATTGAATAAGAAGTCGTATGCAAAGAACAAAACCATCAAGCTTAGTTTTGATGTTAAGAATACTGGCGACTTTAATGCCGATGAAATTGCCCAGGTTTACATAAAACCGGTAAATGTTAAACCAAGTATTAAGTTACCAATTAAACAACTTAAAGGTTTTAAACGGACTTCCATTACATCTGGGGCA
- a CDS encoding glycoside hydrolase family 31 protein — protein MKRTNYQLFDFMDLSPSLDEEECLWIAGQYKNIQEDQGDILIDIPFIKQNNSNDIQPDLEAAPLMRRLRIRAYGSRILRVAFDEGEAKMTDSLMLDWHSDLAATPLKIKSSDDCIKIIDELKDVRAELNLASAEIDYWSDLLPPAPETINITLYPEKGKAVKINGQDQFFPRRRDGLPIAFVEKDACTDRSAFSLACDPNEQFCGTGERFSKMDLSGKTIQLENQDAQGVNNNRAYKNIPFFISSRMYGFFLHTTAFSKISFADHSTRSVQVLSEYNQMDFFLFGGSSIEEILYSYKQVTGFPTLLPKWSFGTWMSRMTYFSADEVNNICDRLRKEDYPCDVIHLDTGWFKTDWLCEWTFNSERFPDPKGFISKLRDNGYKVSLWQLPYIAADAKQHDEAKENKYFAPLKEIKEQGGSNFSALDYAGTIDFTNPKAVKWYKELLKNLLDMGVVCIKTDFGEEIHLEADYHGMDARLLQNLYPLLYQKAAYEVTKEVTGDGIVWARAAWAGCQRFPLHWGGDAACTWDGMAGSLKGGLHLGLSGFGYWSHDVPGFHGIPNFMNTVIPDDLYIRWTQFGVFTSHLRYHGTSKREPYEYPLAASIVKKWWKLRYALLPYIWQQSERVTNSGFTFLRALIFHHPNDKVCWNIHDQYFFGDDFLVAPVMNSENKRDIYLPEGTWINFFNGEKVNGPIWLYNQNIPLEEMPVWVRFDASVAFYPEPVNSTDDVEEGKETTIVFNDSYKGIAHTVIGDLVGF, from the coding sequence ATGAAAAGAACCAATTACCAACTATTTGATTTTATGGACCTCTCCCCTTCTTTAGATGAAGAAGAGTGCCTTTGGATCGCAGGTCAATATAAAAACATACAAGAAGACCAGGGAGATATCCTTATAGATATTCCTTTTATCAAACAGAATAACTCTAACGATATTCAACCTGATTTAGAAGCCGCCCCATTAATGCGTCGTTTAAGAATAAGGGCATACGGAAGTCGTATATTGAGAGTCGCTTTTGATGAGGGAGAAGCCAAAATGACGGATTCTCTTATGCTCGATTGGCATAGTGACCTTGCAGCAACTCCACTTAAAATTAAATCTTCTGATGATTGCATAAAAATTATAGATGAGCTTAAAGATGTAAGGGCTGAGTTAAACCTGGCAAGTGCCGAGATTGACTATTGGAGTGACTTACTACCCCCAGCTCCTGAAACAATTAACATAACACTTTACCCAGAAAAAGGTAAAGCTGTAAAGATTAATGGTCAGGATCAATTTTTTCCAAGAAGAAGAGACGGGTTACCAATTGCCTTTGTAGAAAAGGATGCATGCACAGACAGAAGTGCTTTTTCTTTAGCATGCGACCCAAACGAACAGTTTTGTGGCACAGGCGAACGGTTCAGCAAAATGGATCTTAGCGGAAAAACAATTCAACTAGAAAATCAGGATGCTCAGGGCGTAAATAATAATCGGGCTTATAAGAATATCCCGTTCTTTATTTCCAGCCGTATGTATGGTTTTTTCCTCCATACCACAGCCTTTTCTAAAATTTCATTTGCAGATCATTCCACACGTTCCGTACAGGTATTATCAGAGTATAATCAGATGGATTTCTTCTTATTTGGAGGTTCCAGCATCGAAGAAATCCTATACAGTTATAAACAAGTAACAGGCTTTCCAACACTTCTTCCTAAATGGAGTTTTGGAACATGGATGAGTCGAATGACATATTTTTCAGCCGATGAAGTAAATAATATTTGTGATCGGCTTCGAAAAGAGGATTACCCTTGCGATGTTATTCATTTAGATACCGGATGGTTTAAAACAGATTGGCTCTGTGAGTGGACCTTTAACTCTGAACGCTTTCCCGATCCCAAAGGATTCATCTCAAAACTTAGAGATAATGGATACAAGGTAAGCTTGTGGCAACTGCCCTATATTGCTGCAGATGCAAAACAGCATGATGAAGCAAAAGAAAACAAATACTTTGCCCCTTTAAAAGAAATAAAAGAACAGGGCGGTTCAAACTTCTCAGCTTTGGATTATGCAGGTACTATAGATTTTACTAACCCGAAAGCTGTAAAGTGGTACAAAGAACTACTCAAGAATCTTTTAGATATGGGAGTGGTTTGTATAAAAACCGATTTTGGAGAAGAAATTCATCTTGAAGCAGACTATCATGGAATGGATGCCCGATTGCTACAGAACTTATATCCGCTTTTATACCAGAAAGCAGCATATGAAGTTACCAAGGAAGTTACAGGCGATGGTATCGTTTGGGCTCGTGCCGCCTGGGCTGGTTGCCAACGATTTCCACTTCACTGGGGTGGCGATGCAGCTTGTACATGGGACGGCATGGCTGGCTCTTTAAAAGGAGGGCTACATCTAGGGTTATCTGGCTTCGGATATTGGAGTCATGATGTACCCGGATTTCATGGTATTCCAAATTTTATGAATACCGTAATTCCCGACGATCTATATATAAGATGGACCCAGTTTGGAGTTTTCACATCACATCTTCGTTACCACGGAACATCTAAAAGAGAACCTTACGAATATCCATTAGCTGCTTCAATTGTAAAAAAATGGTGGAAGCTTAGATATGCGCTTCTACCCTACATATGGCAACAAAGCGAACGTGTTACTAACTCTGGCTTCACTTTTTTACGGGCGCTTATATTCCATCACCCTAACGATAAAGTTTGCTGGAATATCCACGATCAATACTTCTTTGGTGACGATTTTTTAGTTGCTCCTGTTATGAATTCAGAAAACAAAAGAGATATCTACTTACCAGAAGGAACATGGATAAACTTCTTTAATGGTGAAAAAGTAAATGGCCCCATTTGGTTATACAACCAAAACATCCCACTTGAAGAAATGCCAGTTTGGGTACGATTCGATGCATCTGTGGCTTTTTATCCTGAACCAGTAAATTCAACAGATGATGTTGAAGAGGGTAAAGAAACCACAATAGTTTTTAATGACTCATACAAAGGTATTGCTCATACAGTAATTGGTGATTTAGTAGGGTTTTAA
- a CDS encoding SLC5 family protein — translation MENIHNFLHTIDFVVVLAYLVILIGIGYWVSFVKKSKKDENLFLAGHSLGWGSIGFTMWGTNVGPSMLIASASIGYTTGIVAGNFSWLAFIFIFLLATVFAPRYLNAKVQTLPEFMGRRFGESTRKILAWYSLVTILISWLALTLFAGGILVGQILDLPLWGSVIILVIIAAFFTIAGGLKAIAITNIFQMLLLIIVSLILTVVGVYKAGGLVTIYESTPTEFWNLFLPVDDPNYPWIALVLGYPVMGVWFWCTDQSMVQSVLGAKSLKQGQMGTNFTGWLKILDVALFIIPGITCLVLFPNLTNPDEAYMTMVTRLLPAGMVGLVMAVLIAALVSTIDSALNSLSTVFTMDIYLKKYNPNASQKEIVKIGRIVTVVGAVAAIFLTLAIDSIKGLKLFDVFQAVLGFIAPPMSVIFLFGVLWKKSTTLAANFVLSGGTIISLGIGIVYFITKEQVDWPHFLLLSFYIFVFLSFCMWAISFFGRKKATDNNQLLDNIPSKTSKSVWISWILLIIVMIGLYIFFNNN, via the coding sequence ATGGAAAATATTCACAACTTTTTACATACTATTGATTTTGTCGTAGTACTTGCCTATTTAGTAATACTAATAGGAATAGGCTATTGGGTTAGTTTTGTTAAAAAGAGTAAAAAAGATGAAAACTTATTTTTGGCCGGACATTCACTTGGCTGGGGCAGCATAGGATTTACCATGTGGGGAACCAACGTAGGTCCTTCTATGCTTATAGCCTCTGCAAGTATTGGTTATACAACTGGTATTGTTGCCGGTAATTTTAGTTGGCTGGCTTTTATCTTCATTTTCCTATTAGCTACTGTTTTTGCCCCAAGATACCTGAATGCAAAAGTACAAACGCTTCCAGAATTTATGGGAAGACGATTCGGGGAATCCACTAGAAAAATTCTAGCATGGTATTCACTAGTTACGATACTTATTTCGTGGTTGGCACTTACACTTTTTGCAGGTGGCATACTTGTGGGACAAATTCTAGACCTACCGCTCTGGGGCTCGGTCATTATTCTTGTAATAATTGCGGCCTTTTTTACTATTGCCGGAGGATTGAAAGCCATTGCCATTACCAATATTTTCCAAATGCTCTTGCTAATAATTGTGTCGTTAATTTTAACTGTAGTAGGCGTATATAAAGCAGGTGGTTTAGTTACCATTTACGAATCGACACCTACAGAGTTTTGGAACCTGTTTTTACCGGTTGATGATCCTAATTACCCGTGGATAGCTCTGGTTCTGGGGTATCCTGTTATGGGAGTTTGGTTTTGGTGTACAGATCAATCTATGGTGCAATCTGTTTTAGGTGCAAAAAGCCTTAAACAAGGCCAAATGGGTACTAATTTTACTGGATGGCTTAAAATTTTAGATGTTGCGCTTTTTATTATTCCTGGAATAACTTGTCTGGTTCTTTTTCCAAATCTAACCAATCCGGATGAAGCTTATATGACCATGGTAACAAGACTACTCCCAGCTGGCATGGTAGGTTTGGTAATGGCCGTTCTTATTGCAGCATTAGTAAGTACAATAGATTCCGCTTTAAACTCTTTAAGCACCGTTTTTACAATGGATATCTATCTAAAAAAATACAACCCCAATGCTTCACAGAAAGAGATCGTAAAAATTGGTCGAATCGTTACAGTAGTTGGAGCTGTTGCAGCCATATTTCTTACTTTGGCTATAGACAGCATAAAAGGGCTTAAGCTTTTTGATGTTTTTCAGGCCGTTCTAGGTTTTATTGCTCCCCCAATGTCTGTGATATTTCTTTTTGGAGTACTATGGAAAAAAAGCACCACTCTGGCAGCCAATTTCGTCTTATCTGGCGGTACGATTATCAGTTTGGGTATTGGTATCGTTTATTTCATTACAAAGGAGCAGGTTGACTGGCCTCATTTCCTTTTGCTTTCCTTTTACATTTTCGTATTCCTTTCCTTTTGCATGTGGGCGATTAGCTTTTTCGGTAGAAAGAAGGCTACAGACAACAACCAACTTTTAGACAATATACCATCTAAAACAAGCAAAAGTGTTTGGATTAGTTGGATTCTCTTAATTATAGTGATGATTGGGTTATACATCTTTTTCAACAATAATTAA